AAATGCCAACAAATTCCAAAGAATTACAGAATAAATGTAGCTGAGTAAATAATCCTCATAAATGCTTCCTGCCAACAACTAGCCATAAGTCCTCATCTAGTGAAAGACCAACAAAACCCAAGAACTAAAAGTGCCAAAACGTGAAGAGCAGAATAAATGTCTAGAGGTGCTTCTGaccagagagagatggatgcgTCTTAAAGGAAGTGTGGCATGAGGAAAAGGTGATCGTGGACTGCCCTCTTTTCTTAACTCTAATTTGCTTCCATGCGTATTAGCAATAAATGAAGGTGCCGGGGACTCTGTCTTGCAGTGTGCATCGTCTCTACTCCTTAAAATTGAAAAAGGGGACCTTTTGGTGAGAGGATTGAAGTGGCTCTCATATGACAAGTGAAGTAGGATCCATCAGAGCAGACCTCAGAGGAAAAGCAGCAGGTACGGTGGCTTAGCACCATCAATGGGTCAATGGGTGCCAAGGATGCAGCCAATATGGCGGAGGGCTGGATGTGGCCTAGCCTACAGTGGGACTCTTCGGAGAGCTGCTCATCCATCTCTACTCTCTGATAGGAGTGAAAACTTGGTTACTCTAATATTTagtggttgttttttttaataataaaagaaaatatatttaaaatttgagtTTTGGGGTTAAGGGACTTCCTCAGTAATCGCTACAGAAACCTGTGTCACAGGACACAGCTTTCCAGGTAGGGATGGCATCTAATGAAGGATTTGAAAATGAGACTCAAGTCCTATCTAATGCATGTTCTTTGTCTTGTGACTTgagtctttcttctctccccccttcctccttccctccccttttctctaatcatttcttcttcttctgtgctAGGGATTAAATACAAGCCCTGGCTCCTGTAACTGTGCTCTCAACCGCTCAGCTACAATCTCCTCCAGATTTAAACCTTTTGAGGGTCCATTCACCTGTATTATctgaagtttgtttgtttatctatttatttattgcctaGTTGGGTCTATCTTGTGATCAACACCACGATCAAACGCAACCTCGGGAGGGAGAAGAGTTTATTTGCTTACATGTCACAGGTTACAGCCCGTTACTGAGGGAAATcaagaaatcaaggcagaaacttgAGGCAGTAACCCTGAGTCAGAAACTCCGTGGAAGAATACTGGTTattggcttgctcaacttgctttttaaaaatacaatccaGGACCATTTGGCCAAGGGTGGCACCATCCACCGTAAGCAGagccctcccatgtcaatcatcaatcaagaaaatgttccacaaaCATATCCACAAGACAATTTGATGGAGGTAATTCTaaactgagattctctcttcccagagatGTCtaagcttgtatcaagttgaccaAATCCAATCAACACCAACCTTGTacctcactgaacctagaacttaCCAGTTCCAGTAGACTGGCCTGCATCTACCCTCAAGGATGGTcctgctccttccttcccagcactgagattttaGGAATGTTCCAGCACTACCAGTTATTGCATGGGTGTTGGAGATCCAAACAAGAGTCCTCAcacttgtatggcaagcacttggccaattgagccatctccccagttcctccAGTTAGTGGTTAAATGACAATGCTGATCATTGTGTATCAATAGCTCAGTCTTAAGAATAAAGATATCAGGTATATTTGACACCAGTAGAACTTCCTTAATATGTGATGAAGTTCTCgatttgattctctctctctctctctctctctctctctctctctctctctctctcctgttctctaatacaaacacacagataaatagatgataggtaggtagatagatgatagatagatagatagatagatagatagatagatagatagatagatagatagataaagataccaacattttttttccagaaacgtCAAAAGACTTTCGATATCATTTTAATCCTTGGTTGTGTTTTAAATTCTTCACGAGGGGCTAAGAGAATCTTTTGATTTATAATTCAACTATTATTTTCTTGTGAAAAATAATGCCCAGAAATTGATGTACTAAATAGTTCTTTAAGATCACAAAACCAGAGCTGCAGTGTGTAGACACCAGAAAGCCAAGTGGTACGTATCCTTTTAGCTTTAAAGTGATGACTCTTGTGGTAAGTGATTGCCCAAGCTGTAATGAGTGCAACAAGCTCATGCCTGTGTAATTCCTGAAGCcaaattcttatttaaatatgGAAAGGGATCCTTTCTGATAAATCTAATTTGCTTGGTGGACATGATTCACACGCTAACCCATCCTGAACAAGTTTTCAAGGTTcagaaaatataagcaaataaaattcCAGGTAGGAAGGCATGCCACTTTAGCAAAcgatattcatatatattcatagttATTTGGGGCAGTTACAAGTAACCCCTATGGTTTAAACAAAAAGGCACAGGCATAATTACACAGTTGGGCTTTTGTAATCTCCTTTTAATCGTTACTGGCTAAACAGTCAAAAAACCTTGAGTTTGAGTGCAATTAGGACCAGCTGCTCATTAGATTTAGCCAAGCTAGAGGCTACCTCAATGAAAAGTTTATAATGGCTATTACCACCATACACAGTTTCAATATTATTAATATACTCATTCTCTGCAGCCGACCATGAGGACAGATTTAATCACACGATCCTGGAACTTAGCAGTCCATCCGATTTCTTTATAAAGCATTAAATGCCAGAACGACACAGAGGCTAACGTTATAGTAATAGAAGTAATTTTACCTAATAAACTTTATCGTAAATCCATgtaagtaacaaaaataaaattgaaacaaacatGCTATTTACACAGATTTGGTTCTTCTTTGTAAccatagaaacaaaatattttaaaaatatgctgaGTACTTTTTTTTCGGAGGCCATAATGAAAGGTAATTGGGGTGGCATCAGGGACTTTCACAGATCCTAGCAGATTGATTATCTTGTCTGTTGGTCTGCCGGTATCTCGGTTGTGATGTTTCATAGTCTGCGAGGAAACCTGGGGCTCCGTTCACAGCAGCAGGGACTTATCCGCACTCGCGTTCATCTTTGTAGctttaagaacatttacatgGACGATTATGCCCACAGGTGACAGGAAACCAGTGTTTCAAGAGGGAACTTGATCACATCTCTAGATAACACAGGTATCCTAAACAAGTGTGCCAGTGCCTGCAGGCTTCGCGCTGCTGCCAGGAGCACATAGTTTTCGGATTGGTAAGAACGGCCAAATGACGCTTCGTGAAATATAAATGGGAGAAAGGCTCAGAGCGCGCAGTAAAAACCCTCCACCCTTCTGTCTAGGAGGACCAGAGAAAGAACTTCGGCAGCTGCAGGATATGGCTCTGAGGGTTCCCATAGCAGTCTGCCTCCTGTTCAAAGGTGCgtaatttcctttttattaccTTTGTGCCACCTTCAAATGAGAAGATCTAGTTCTCTGGATTCGAAGCTCTTCCTGGCAAGGATCAGAACAAGGGATGTGTGGGTTAATTATGCTTTTATagaaaatcaatctctctctctctctctctctctctctctctctctctctctctctctctctctctctgcctgaagTGTTTGCTTTATGTAATTGAAGCACACTTGATAACAGCTACTGTCCTACAGTAAGCTGTGCGTGGCGACTGAATGAGTTATGTGAATACATGAACTTTCTCCCGAGAATGAGTGTATTCTAGTCTTCCATAACTGTACTCTTGTCAAGGGGACAGCTAAAAAGTAGTCTGGAACTGCTCTTGTCAGGTTCTGGACTTCAATGAATGCAATGAGTTAGAACCAGAACAGAAAATGGGaaaacccccccccccgccccggaTAAGAGCCCCTTTGGGTCTGTTGTTAATTCACAAAGGAAGCTCACCTGTGAAAGACTTTCTcccgccccctccccaccacagcaaTGAAGGCAGCACTGAGTGAAGAAGCCGAGGCGGTCCCTCCCAGTACGACGGAGCAGAGCGACTGGACACTTAACATCACAGAAGGTATCCTCTTCTTCCCACTCTAGTTCAAGGGACTTCTTTCAAACTTTCAACAGAATGTTGCATTAGGACGGAGAACAGTTGAAAATTTTTAACTAAATCTTTTTAGATAATCAGCTACTTCAGAGAGATGAAGTTAAGCTGAAGTGACAACTAGGTGTGTCTGCCAAGggttgccttttaaaaaaatatatacaagaagGAAGTGAGGCAGGGGTGAGAGAAGCTGTGTATCTTCCACTACTCTCCTAAAATGTGAGACCTGCCATGGGTTCCGTTGGGATTCTGCTTGACTCCCAATGACCCTTTATACTGGGTGTAACTGAATATGACTTTGACATTCTAGAGGAGAGACATTGTATTTTGACTAGGACAGGAAGCTTAGCAGCCACAGAAATGACAGCTACAAGAAGCAGTGTTTTTGTTGATCTTTGGGAAGGCCTTTTCTTGTGGCTTGTCATTTTAGCGTATGCTGCATTTCCTGGTCAAAACTTGCTTTGGTTATCCTTGGTGGTGGTCATATATTTCCATCTCAATGTGCTTTATCATGAAGACTTCTTGCTGCTGCTGGGCATGGCATTGTAGCACACCTTTCAAACTTATGTGAACTAGAGATGAACTTGCCTGTCAAGACCTGAGTCTGAATGGCTAATGACTCTCACAGAACTCATAATGGCCCCTGATAGAGAGATGATGGTTTGTGAACAGGACCCAGGAACTCTTTATTTTGTCTTCAGGGTCTAGCCAAGAAAAGAAGATGAAGCCAAATGgttcttttctaaaaatgaaaaaaggggaATCCCTAACTGATCCCCATTTTGCCAATAATTTtaaacacctaaaaaaaaaatgtgttgctcATTTGGTTTTTGGATGTCGATTTTGCTACAAAGAATGTGTAGAAAATTTAAagataggctggagagatggctcagccattaaaggctggGCCCACAACCCTAAAATATAAGAAAGTTTGAGGACATGGTTTCATCTCAATGGTTGATGTCATAGACTTGTTTCCAGCACCTCCACCCTTAcccttttcctctctcagatTGCTGAGCTGTAAATGAAGTCTCTGATTTACATAACAACAGcaatgaagaaagggaggagctatttctttcctttgctttctttgtggGAAAAAAGTTTGTATTTTCCCCTGCTTTGTTGCAATGCTGGGACAGActgagccttgtgcatgctaagtcTCTAACAGTGGGCTATTgcctcttgttttgctttttaacttaaaaatatacatCTTATATCTTATAAACACTTTAATGAAGTTATAACTAACTTCTTCCCCTCCAAAGAAAACTAAGTCTCTCTGGGGTGCCCTTTCTCTGGAAATGGTTTCTTTCAAATTCTCATATTTTCAAGAGAATCCTTTAGATTTGCCTAAGTGAACttggtttgttttaaattaagaataaCTCAGTACAATTTGAATGaaaattctcttctttttattggatattttatttatttacatttcaaatgttatcccttttcctggtttcccatctgccaacctccatcccattccccctccccactgcttctatgagggtgctcccctactcactcacccactcccacctccctgccctggcattcccctacacagaggcctcttctcccattgatgcccaacaaggccatcctctgctacatatgtgcctggagccatgggtccctccatgggtactctttggttggtggtttagctccTGGGAGCTCcagtggggtctggttggttgatgttgtttttcttcctatggtgttgcaaatctccttcagtcctttctctaattccttcattggggaccctgtgctcagtccaacggttggctgggagcatccacctctgtatttgtcaggctctggcagagactctcaatGTCTCCAAATAAATTCCTAAAGGgataaattaagttaaaaatatcGCAGTCTGCAAATCTGAATGTCAACGTTAAGCTCTGGTATGTGTCCTCTAAGCAAAGCGATATGGTATCTTGTTGGTATATagagatttaatattttttcacatGAGAAGGAATGTTTTTAAGTCTGTTTTTTCCCCCCATAAAGACACTTAAGTAGGATTGCTTTAGCCTCTGTAGGAAGGCACATACAGTAGTATAGCATGGGGAATGACTAATAGTAAGGAGGTGGATTTATGCACTTAACACACCATAAGATGCCACCAATTGTACTTAAAAGTTTAAAGACGGCAATGATTCAATTATGCGGTTTTCCCAAAGACTCTTTCCCATTGCATCAGCACCAAGGATGGTGCAAGTAGGTGTTCCGGCTCGCATGCCAGCACTAGTAGCATCCTGAAACCCAGATGATTTTCCAGAGTACCCTTTCCTCACACGGGTGTCCCTCGAGGAGGTTTCTGGTCACAAACAACACACTATGGTCATTTTTGCAGTgttgaaatgaaagaaagaaaaagctacaaTGGATCCCATCCCCCAGGGCTTTGCCACTTCTCCACAACACCTCTTAACTAAGCAGAACGTTCACTTAGTCTGTTGTAGTGTTGCCATTACCTGTGTCCACCTGAGCCCACACTGGTTCTGGCTTCTTATATCAAGCGTTGGCAGCCCCCCTCTAGCTAATCAATGAAAATGTTCCCTCTCTTGTCAGCATTTCCTGGAAGTTCATGGAAGAGTGAAAGAGGGGATTTTCATCCTCTCCTCTAAAGAGGAAATAAGCATCTATTTTATTATTGAGCAAAGTTACATCCCTAGGGGGTGACATATTACTGCCTAGGGATATGCAGGGAAAATGCAAAGTGATATGAGGTCTGCTCTAATTAGCATTGGTTACATTGGGAACCATGGTTCAAAACTTCCTCCTAAGCTAGAACCAATGCTGCCACCTTTTGACCAACTCATCTCTATGCTTTATTGTGTCGCTTGTAAAGAATGGGACAATCCTAATCCACCTCCACCCTATAACTAATTAACAATGTGTGGAACAACAAGGAACCCAACCTTTTAGAtagaacacccctcccccccctaAAAAAATTCCAACACTTCCAAGGGTAAGGCATCTAAAATATTCTTGAAATAAAATGTCTCTTTACATATGTATTGAGCTTGTATTATGAAAGTGGAcacatttaaatgttaattaatgTATCCCTTTTTCCTAGCTGACTACATAGAAGAACCTGTAGCTTTGAGGTTCTCCCATCCCTGTCTGGAAGACCATAATAGTTACTGCATTAACGGAGCATGCGCATTCCACCATGAGCTGAAGAAAGCCATCTGCAGGTAACTACTGCAAAGAACTTAGCAAGTCTTAGAGATGGGAGAAGGTGAAGCAGTTGCAAACTGCTCTGTCTTGTCCACTACAAATGGTTCTTGTTGGCCAATAGGAATTGtacttccctggggaagactattcttcctgttcccagcattccttagttaccCATaattcttcatatggggttgagAAATCATGAGTCCTACTTCAACCCTGGTCCACATTAGCTTGTCTGTTGACGTCCTTGTTCAAGTCATGTTCAAGCGGCCATGTTGGGGAGACCTCATGGGTGTTTcctctgtcatttctaggagagacaGTCTCACAGAAAGCTCCTTGTTCCTCTTAAGTACATGGGAGTTCTTGGAGGttggagaggagtggggagaaatgatgtaattataatctcgaaaataatttaaaaagaatgggaTGATGGGatggcaggggaagggggaaatgacgATTGATCTGAATGTGACTGGCCATTGTATTTGAATATTATGACCTGTTTTTTTCTAAACTACTTATCCATATTTCTCAAAACTATAGTTCCCAGACTATAGCATGCACAGAACAGGAAACTTGTTTGGAATGCTGACTTTAAGATCTATAACTATCAAGTCAGTATCTGCATTTCTGACAATATGCAAAGGTGACTCTGAACTTTCACAGGTTTCCGGGATGAGACAGatttccaaaagaagaaaatctattCTGGAAGATAACATCCTGGAGCTACCATGACCCTCCCTTACCCTACACGGATTTGCTCAGTTTCTTGACAAGCACTCTACCTTTTCCTCCTGTCAATGAGGGAACGAGTGAAGCCTATTAAATTGGCTGTGCTAAAGTGCAGGCTGTTTCATTAATGGACTGATTCCTGTGTGCCTTAGCAAATgtctcttttcccattctttgaAATACATCACTTATTGGTTCTTCTGTCACTGTAGGCTTTACCATTgcatgttcttttctctctttgaagaTGCTTTACTGGTTATACGGGAGAACGGTGTGAGCATTTGACCCTAACATCATATGCTGTGGATTCTTATGAAAAGTACATTGCGATTGGGATTGGCGTCGGATTGCTAATCAGCGCTTTCCTTGCTGTCTTCTATTGCTATGTAAGAAAAAGGTATGAAAAAGACAAAGCATTAAATTAGTTGTGTGTGTTcacttgacaaatatttattgagttcttactgttgatgtgtgtgtctgagaagcCCCTCTGTAATGTTTTTGGTGCCTTTTCATGAACCCAGACAAgtgcttaaaaaataaataaaggaagaaagaaagaaagaaagaaagaaagaaagaaagaaagaaagaaagagagaaagaaaggtgaaAAGTCCTTACCAATATAATTAGAATAATGGAAATTTATAGTTCCCTTTCTTCTTATCTATGTTTACCTGAGTCAAAGTTCTAAGTGGGAAAGATAGCAGGCCTTTTGAAGGCAGAGATTAAATATATCTTACTGATGAGTAGACATTTAGTGTCCAACAAAGCATTAATAttgagtaaaaataattttaagaaatgaatattaaatgaatgaaaacatgtgACAAACATTCGCCACTTTCtccttagtcatcaagggaaGTTATCTTCAGAAATATTGTTTACTGATAAAAACCCAATATTAAGAACTTAATCTACTGACAAGTTTATATTAGTTATGTATGTATCATATTATTTCTAGTTTCCCCACACtggttatttttcattaaatccaTACACCTAGGAAAAGTCAAAATTTAATAAGagtcacattaaaaatatatttctacaatAATATTCATATTATGGTACTTTCActattctcattaaaaaaaaaacaactaaaattccATGACCAAAATTAGATAAGTTTGTTTTGCTTAATAGATGTCTATCAGAAAGGGTTGAATATGTGTTTGATTAGCTTTATGTTGGTCAAAGAGatgaagaataaaaatgagaaagagaaggaagggggaggaagtgggaggaggaagaaatatcTGTACACATTCATGAGCTGGCATGGAAAGTCACGCTTTCTAGAAGAAGAATCCAAGATGTAGATGATTGTGCATGTGACAGTGGTGTGACAGTTAAGACAAATGTGTCGTGAGCTAACGAAAGATGACAATGCAGTCCAAAGCtactaagcaaaaaaaaatgtggcttcAGCTCAGTGTAGTCTCAGCCTGATTCCACAGGAAGAGTGGAGATGTGAATGGTATCATAAATCCATCCCAAAGTGGAGTCCATCTTGGCTTTAATGCTTTATATCAATCAGTCCTGGGTCATGATGATCACAGTGAGGATAGGGATCAGGGCCTTACAATCTCTTAGAAACTTGCTAACAAGCTACTCTAATGGCCCTGGGTAATTCTCTAGCACAGGATGCTACTGTGCATGGGTTATTTCCTGCTGCTGGGTGATGCAACTGCCAGTAGATAAATGGCGTCTAGGTAGAGTACGAAGGGCAACCGCTCTAACAGCACACTAGTAGGTGTAATCCATAAGGATTAACACACAGCCCTCTTACGGAAACCAATGTTCTCTCTGTTTTAGGTGTCTAAATGTGAAATCACCCTACATCATCTGCTCTGGAGGGAGACCATTGTGAGACCTTATAAGATACAGTCATCAAGCCATTTGTCAAAAGCAACAGGGACTCCCATGGAGATCTTTGGATGATACAAAATGTGACAAACTGACTTGAAAATAACGGAGGTTGTGGTCATGATGATGTAATTGACACCTGGCTCTTAGCTTTGGTCATCTTTGGGTGTCATGGAAGCTCAGTGAATGAACTACAGTAACAGAAGCCAAGTTCCCTACCCTTCCTGGGGTTTGGTATTGGGTGGTTGTTGTCACCACAGGAAGACTTGTTCCATGCTTCTGATCATCTCAGAtgtgaattttcattttaattgttttggcCACACATCAAGCCAAAGTAATGGCACTCCTGGGTTCTTCGGTACTCAACGTTATGGGCACCTGTCCTGATGGACCTCATCACAAACCGTCTGTTCTCATGGGATTTCAGGGGATTTGGTATCAACTTTTAGATGAAAGCAATGAATGGCTCAGTTCCTCCAGTGAACCAAAATTGCATTAAACCTAAATCACTAGGAGCGGAGTGTCCAAGGCAAGCATGAATCATACCCAGCTTGTGACCATTTGCAAACTCCATCTGTATAGTTTGGAAAAAGCAGGTGAATTCCTGAGGACTGAAAGTCACCTGGAGCGGGTAAACAGCTGTTCCTATATGGATTATAGAGCCTGTAATGGCTCATCTGTCCCAGATGCTTTTGGGCATCATCTCAGCCTTTCATTGGAAGACTCACACTTGGTATCCATCACTTGAACCGAAGTCCTAGAATTCACCAAATGAGTAAAAGCCTACAATTGTTCCCAAAGCGGAAACTGAAAACTAGATATGGGAACAACAGCATGGGGAATGTAACCATTTTTGACTGGTTAATAGCGGATTTGCACATAAGTGAAAAAGAAACGATCTTAGAAATACTTATTTGGGAATCGGTATACCTCTTTGGAATTGTTTAGGCTACATGATCCAGTCTTGGGCAAGTCTCTTACTTTCCTTGTGCTTTGGTTCTATTTTCCACAAGACCTATGTAGTTCTAAAATTGAactataatagaagaaaaaaaaacccctcctATATCTGCATGGCAAGTAAGATTATCCTCAATGCTTCTATTCTCCGCCCCATCTCTACCCCTCCCCAACACCCCTGGATATTACCCTTAGTATATATTGTAATGTTCAGTTTGTaaagtaataatttattttaaaaggaaatacaaaatgaaattacAAAGTAGTAACAgcttctgcctttcctttctggaTTCAGTCAAGAGGCAGGGGCTTACTTCTTTTTCTCGTAGGTAGAACGATTTGATTGTGAGggcaattaaaagaaaaaatcaggctTCAATATCATTCCAATAGTAGTTAGTCATAAGACCCATGCATATATTGACATAGCTTTTCATCCGCTCTTAAGAATACAACCTTCTGCTTTCCTTTGAAGAGAAGGAATTTCcttgtctttgtgtttcctccAGAAGGAGTGTAATGGCGCTGCTTTGCATGTCAGCACTTTCTGTATGGCAAGGTTACATCATGCTAAGGGGTGGGGAGTGTTGGTTCCACCCAGTGACTCCGGTAGCCACACCTAGAAAGCTACCTCTTCCTGAGCATTTCAAAAAGAGGTCCAAAAGCTGAAGAGCGTCCAGGAAGAAACACTGGAGGCCTACTTCCAATCGACCAAGAACTACCTGAGGAAAGGCAACAGACACCATAAATGATCACGCACATTTACTGTCTGTAAGTGCTTACATGTATCGGACACAATAACCCGAAATTAGAACATCAGAGAGTTGACGTCCCTATAGTCAAATCGAAATgttaaccaaaacaaaaacaaccccccccccaaaaaatcccaGTAACAATCCCAGTTCAATCTTCTTCACTCACATAGCATTATTTATTAACCATTTAAAACACACTCAGCAAAACAACACAGACACCTAGACCAGGATTTATGAAAGTTGCCTGTTTGTGGGCTATTGTATAAAATGATCTCCTGATGTAACAACGGGAGTTGCTTTGTCAGAAAAGAATCTCTGACACACCTATGGAGCTGAAGGAACATCTGGCAACATCTGTGCACATCTGAAAAACTGAAATAGATATACAATAAAACTCTGAGAAGAACAATTCATTAAAACCTTGGCCTCAGAACTATGCTTTTAACCATGCAGGTGGATCATCGGTGATATATTTATGGCGTTTGCAACAAAACTGGACAGTCCAAGATATTCGCCTTCCTTCATTCCCCCTTCGCCTCCTCCTGTGTGCCTCTCAGTTCTGTGAGAGTACATCCTTAGGTCAGCCATATTCACGAATACTTCACGATGTAGTTCTTCAGACTATGATGGGGTGGGGCAAATCCTGTAATATTAGCCATACCAAGCTAGTAACTTtacaaacaaagcaagacaaaacaaaagctgaTTTACAACAGCTTGTCACTGTATCCCAAGTTAGCTTTTTCTCTAGTCACGCTTTCGTGGGATGAAATTATAAACTAACCCATCTTTTAGAATTTCCTGCTGCCATAAAGATCTAGCCCTTAAATTTTGACATGCCCCCTTTTGGTGACGTCAATAAGATTTTCCTTCATTATGTTTAATTTAGAAACAATCTTATGAACATAAGACAAATATCAGCAGTTTAAATTGTTGATGTTGAACACAAGGACAGTTCTCGTGTGCAGAAGACTCGTGAGCAAACCAACTGACTTCTCTATGTTACAAAATGTTACATGCTATCTCCGTGTGATATAAATATTGATAGCTTGCCACCCACACATATGGGAAGGGTTACCAGAATCCCTATTGCAAAATACCACTCTTTCTGACTTACATCATTGACTGATGACATCAGATCTGGATACCGGCCAGATGCAGTGGAAGTGTTGAAATTGAATTGGTCAGTCTGGCACTGCTGATCTGGGTGAGTCCACATTTCTGTCCAAACCTTTGACACAGATCTATCCAGTAGCATACTCTTCAAGTCCTGGATGATAGTTGTGTTAATTATTCAAATAGATTGGTGACTACGGGAGCCTCTGAGCTACTAGTGACCTACGAGTTTCTGTCTTGAGAAGatccatgtttttaaaactgtGGGTGCTGTTGTTTTATTTGACTTTAAACGGGAAAGACTGGGGGCCATACCTGCTGCTTCCGAAGAAACAGCTCATCAGGGATAGGAATGTGA
The sequence above is a segment of the Rattus rattus isolate New Zealand chromosome 11, Rrattus_CSIRO_v1, whole genome shotgun sequence genome. Coding sequences within it:
- the Epgn gene encoding epigen, whose translation is MGERLRARSKNPPPFCLGGPEKELRQLQDMALRVPIAVCLLFKAMKAALSEEAEAVPPSTTEQSDWTLNITEADYIEEPVALRFSHPCLEDHNSYCINGACAFHHELKKAICRCFTGYTGERCEHLTLTSYAVDSYEKYIAIGIGVGLLISAFLAVFYCYVRKRCLNVKSPYIICSGGRPL